Proteins from a genomic interval of Corynebacterium deserti GIMN1.010:
- the rpsP gene encoding 30S ribosomal protein S16 gives MAVKIKLQRLGKIRTPHYRVVIADARTKRDGKVIENIGIYEPKAEPSVIKINSERAQHWLSVGAQPTDAVAALLKVTGDWQKFKGIEGAEGTLKVAEPKPSKLELFNQALAEANNGPTAEAITEKKKKARDEKEAKEAAEKAAAEKAAAAEAESEEAPGEDASEEA, from the coding sequence ATGGCTGTAAAGATTAAGCTCCAGCGCCTCGGCAAGATCCGTACCCCGCACTACCGCGTTGTCATCGCTGATGCACGCACCAAGCGCGACGGCAAGGTTATCGAGAACATCGGTATCTACGAGCCAAAGGCTGAGCCTTCTGTCATCAAGATCAACTCTGAGCGCGCTCAGCACTGGCTGTCTGTTGGCGCTCAGCCAACCGACGCTGTTGCTGCACTGCTCAAGGTGACCGGCGACTGGCAGAAGTTCAAGGGCATCGAGGGTGCAGAGGGCACCCTCAAGGTTGCAGAGCCTAAGCCATCTAAGCTTGAGCTGTTCAACCAGGCTCTGGCAGAGGCTAACAACGGCCCAACCGCTGAAGCAATCACCGAGAAGAAGAAGAAGGCTCGCGACGAGAAGGAAGCCAAGGAGGCAGCTGAGAAGGCTGCTGCAGAAAAGGCTGCCGCTGCTGAGGCTGAGTCCGAAGAAGCTCCTGGAGAGGACGCTTCCGAAGAGGCATAA
- a CDS encoding ankyrin repeat domain-containing protein, protein MLPIASGNNDRNLINYVDGGRFDEIMLTGDLTGLNSFLTNAGPNARDDDDRTVLMRAAEAGNLMVVARLLDLGANPTITTDDGLTALHIAAMKGDDGIVECLIESGAALDATDNRGRTPLWYAAAHNLPDSSVVDVLLRAGANIRVRDINGVSPDDLM, encoded by the coding sequence GTGCTTCCGATTGCATCCGGCAATAACGACCGGAATTTGATCAACTACGTCGACGGTGGTCGATTCGATGAAATCATGCTCACCGGAGATCTCACCGGTTTGAATAGTTTTCTCACCAACGCCGGCCCCAATGCTCGAGATGACGATGACCGAACTGTCCTCATGCGCGCTGCCGAAGCGGGAAACCTTATGGTCGTTGCTCGGTTGTTAGACCTTGGCGCCAACCCAACGATCACCACTGATGATGGACTAACGGCTCTTCACATCGCTGCGATGAAAGGCGATGACGGAATCGTTGAATGCCTCATCGAATCCGGCGCAGCGCTTGACGCCACAGATAACCGGGGTCGCACTCCCCTGTGGTACGCGGCTGCACACAATCTTCCGGATTCCTCCGTTGTCGATGTGCTTCTTCGGGCGGGTGCAAATATTCGGGTTCGCGACATCAACGGCGTAAGCCCTGATGATTTGATGTAG
- the rimM gene encoding ribosome maturation factor RimM (Essential for efficient processing of 16S rRNA), translating into MSAQQELQIGKVVKSHGIRGEVVVEITTDEPEIRFAKGEVLNGKQAGKDHSLTIDAARAHQGRLLIKFKEVPDRNVADSLRGTRFFAPPLEVEDDDDGFYDHELEGLRIIHNGEDIGEVTGVMHGPAGEILEVKLTSGKEALIPFVHAIVPDVDLDEGTATITPPDGLLDL; encoded by the coding sequence ATGAGCGCACAGCAGGAATTGCAGATCGGCAAGGTCGTTAAATCACACGGTATTAGGGGAGAAGTGGTGGTGGAGATCACTACGGATGAACCCGAGATCCGCTTTGCCAAGGGCGAAGTTCTAAATGGAAAACAAGCAGGCAAAGACCACTCCTTGACCATCGATGCAGCACGCGCGCATCAAGGCCGGTTGTTGATCAAGTTCAAGGAAGTCCCTGACCGGAATGTGGCGGATTCTTTGCGTGGCACTCGCTTCTTTGCGCCACCTCTGGAAGTGGAAGATGACGATGACGGTTTCTACGACCATGAGTTGGAGGGCCTGCGCATCATCCACAATGGTGAAGACATCGGCGAAGTCACAGGAGTGATGCACGGTCCCGCTGGTGAAATTCTGGAAGTCAAGCTGACCAGCGGAAAAGAAGCTCTCATCCCGTTTGTTCACGCCATTGTCCCTGACGTTGATCTGGACGAGGGGACGGCAACAATCACACCTCCTGATGGATTGTTGGACCTGTAG
- a CDS encoding cupin domain-containing protein — MDFLHLLDLAPAPHPTKNRPSVKRLLNADGANLIAFTFSPGQSLPDHRSAHPVTLQALTGELTVSVDGSTHTLTPGTIIHINAQHTHRVDSVLESGDAVLLLSMLTGEKVS; from the coding sequence ATGGATTTCCTCCACCTCCTCGACTTGGCCCCCGCCCCACACCCCACCAAAAATCGCCCCTCAGTTAAGCGGCTTCTTAACGCCGATGGTGCCAATCTCATCGCTTTTACATTCAGCCCTGGCCAATCACTCCCCGATCACCGCTCAGCGCATCCGGTCACTTTGCAGGCACTTACTGGAGAACTAACAGTTAGTGTCGATGGTTCAACGCACACACTCACGCCGGGCACAATTATCCACATCAATGCTCAACACACCCACCGCGTGGATTCTGTCCTTGAATCTGGTGATGCGGTTTTGCTGCTGTCGATGTTAACAGGGGAAAAGGTGAGCTAG